The window TGAGAACCAGGAAGTGAATGCAGAATTGTCTGTGATGAAAcaggagattgaggaattgagGAAGAGTGATGTGAGTAAGAGTGTCAGTTTGGAGGCTATTGAGAGGGAAAGGAATTTGTTGTTGGAGAAGATTAATAAAGATAGCGAGGCAGTTAAGGAATCAAATAGCCGGATTAGCGATTTGGAGAAGAAGATTCAGGCGTTGGAGATGCGTGATAGTGGTTATAAGAGTGATAAGATTAGGGCTGAGGAAGAAATGAAGGCGAAGATTGAGGAGAGGGATTTGAAGATTAGGGATCTGCAGAATTTGGTTGATGAATTCGAGGCGGTGTTGGAAAGGTCGAATAAGGAAAAGAAGGGGTTGGAGATTGTGAAGAATGATTTGGAAGCACTGTTGAAGCAGTCAGAAAGGAAGGTTAAGGAGATGGAGAGTAAGATGGGGTTGTTGAGTAAGGAATTAGAAGGGTCTGAGAAACTGATTAGTGGGTTGAAAGAGAAGGCAATCGAAGGAATGAATGGGGATGATGTGGTTATTGAGAGGGGAATCGTTGGTGATGATGAGAAAGGTTTCATGGGGTTCAATCTTGAATGGCCGATAATGGCAGCTTCTGCTGGTGCTATTGCTCTTTTGGCTGTCGTGTACCTTCACCATACAAAGCAGAGGTAAGGTTTTCATGGAAATGATAAGGGAGTTTGATGATCCGTTTTAGTTTTTTGAGGTGCTACACCTAATGATTGTTTTTAGAGTATTATATATACTCGCGTGATTTTGTTGGCACGTTGTAAAAACTGCAAACTTGATTAGTCTTATTATGCAGTCTAGTCTGACAGTGTTGAGAATATGTTTGATATTGCTGGATGGTTTTATATGTTCATACAACAATAATTTTGTTGGCATAATTTTAAGCCCATAAAACCAAGTGTTGATTGAAGTATTAGTAGCTTCTTCAGTTTATGTTAAATATTCGCCTGTTAAGTCTTGTGAGTTTTCTCCATCATATCAAATTGTGAGTCAAGTCCATGTTAGTTTTGGGATGGTGTGAATTCCTGACAAACTTGGATCTTGCTCTTCAGAAATTGTTACTTATCTGATTGATTATTGGTCTACTTATATTTCTTTCAAATTAGTTTAATCATTAATGTCATGTATGGGCAGCCCTTATATGTGGTAAATCTTATATGTTACAGTGTTATGATTTACATCTCTCATTCTGTATATTCTGTGATAACAGGGCCGGACTATAATTATACTTACGTCAATCCGGCATGAACTGAATCACTAGTATAGGGCTGGACTATAATTATGCTTATGTCAATCAGGCATGAAACTAAACCAGTAGTTCTCAAGTTGTTAAATGCATATTAGTAGTTAAACTATACAGGGATGACCAAAGGCGAGTGAGAGGGAATGCTAGTGTAATTGGACTTAAATTGCTAGTTTACAAGCTTTTATATCTTATATTTAGATTCAGGTAGAAAAACAGTGGGAGTTGGAAGAAAACCTTGTCTGTATAGGATTTGGTAGTGGCTAAATGTGGATCAGGCTCTGGCTGGTATAATTGGGCTGGTAGTGAGTGTCTTTAATCATGAGAGTAATAAGTCCATTATTGTGTGAGAAGGTGGGGGTGGCGACGTTTGATGATTTTGGAGCATTTTATCTTGCTTAAAAACGAATAGCAGATTTAAGCAATTACTAAAACTAAACGAAGGAACCTGATGGTATATGTGCACTATGCTTAGATGAATTTCGGAGCATTTGATCTTGGTTGAAAATGATAACAAAGTCAAACAAGTTTTAAAACTTGACCAAATAACTTGATGAATGTATAATCTTAGGTTAATATATCTTATGGTTTTAAGCCAAAGTCTTAGGTATTCAAGTGTTTAGCAGATTTCCAGTTGGCCAtctattctaatattttttaccTCCATGTAGCAAATGTCACTCATAAactgcttttcaaaaaaaaaaaaatgtcactCATAAACTAGAATAAATCTGTAACTTTACCAGCAGTATATTGGAGCGGTCGAGGAACATATTTATTATTGGGGttgtctaatgtgtgcccatgggcacatgctaagcacggaaactcataaatttggtATGTTTTAATTGGTGTAGTTGGTGTAAATGTAagggggccatcattattagaggggtgtaagccaatcaaaacaaggaaaaactatcaaattttgtgcttatgaTGTGCCCAGAGAAACTGTTATTATTGATATCATTATGCAACTTAAATGCCAAGAGAGAAAAGCTTGGATGTCTGAATCAGTATGTTTGAAGAATTCTTCGTTAAAGCTGTTTTAATGAGCTAAATTTGACTTGGAGGAATGTTAAATGCCTTGGTTGCCGTGACAAAAAATCATTATAGTGTTGTTTTGTTCTTTAATATGGTTTTTAACTTCCCAAATATTGTGGGAGCTTCTTGCAAGAGAAGAGATCTTCTACGTGATacacaatataataaaattattgaaacAATACAAAATTGGGGACATTCAAAGCGGTACGGGTCTGCATCAAGAAAGTTCTCTTCAACGATCCGGGGATACACGATGGAGTTCTCGTTATGTGTCTTTAATAAGCTTGATCACTATGTTTTCTTCAGTTATTGATGTGCTTGATGTGATTGTCGAGGATGTTACGAATTCGGAACAAAAAGGCCAAGCTTGTGTCTTACTCCAAGAAATGAGAGATTCCAGATGGGATTTTTTGCTTATTGAAGTGTCTTCTTTTTGtgagaaaaataatatcaaCATCTCAAAGATGGATGACAAGTTTGTTGATAAAGGAAGATCAtgaataaatctcaaaatattaCGAACTTGCATCATTATCAAGTGGGATCCTTTTTTACTATCGTTGACATTCAACTTCAAGAACTAAACAATCGTTTCACAGAGACAAATGCAGAGTTACTTCTTTGCATTGCTTGTCTAAATCTTATGGACTCTTTCGCATCATTTGATAAGCAAAAGTTGATTCGGATTGCTCAATTCTATCCTTATGAATTTTCAAGGGTTCAAATTGCTGTACTTGAAGATCAGTTGGaaacttatatttttgatatgagATCCGACAATCGATTCTCAAAAGTTCAAGGCATCGGTGATCTTTTCAAGACTTTGGttgaaacaaggaagaatgTTCTCTATCCTCTAGTTCATTTGTTAGTGAAATTAGCTCTAATTTTGCCGGTTGCAACGGCATCGATAGAACGAGTATttttggttatgaatttggtgAATACCAGACTACGTAATcgttagggttaaaaatgggggcgggttcggggcggggacttcatttcccagccccgccccatatatatttttcttgccCCGTCTCCGCCCCATTTCATGCgggaatttatttttaatcctcATCCCCGCCCCGCTGCTATAATATTACActtaaataattactttaaaattcagtaattttttcttcagaatttaatagaaatatacgagacatgtatattaaaagcaaaaaactaaatataatagaaatcaaagagacatgttatacattgtaaaattatagttttgtgtattataaaataataatattaaatataataaatatattatattaaatatatttatattaaatatatgtggggcgggg of the Daucus carota subsp. sativus chromosome 4, DH1 v3.0, whole genome shotgun sequence genome contains:
- the LOC108215568 gene encoding peroxisomal and mitochondrial division factor 2, with product MSDSTIVNGVEDKTINIEDNSGDGDGSDSKVAALMLKIAALEQEKSELVHENEVVKERVNKLKGEIEESDAENEKLKSETKVLDSIAGRAAQLETEVSRLQHDLISSLNENQEVNAELSVMKQEIEELRKSDVSKSVSLEAIERERNLLLEKINKDSEAVKESNSRISDLEKKIQALEMRDSGYKSDKIRAEEEMKAKIEERDLKIRDLQNLVDEFEAVLERSNKEKKGLEIVKNDLEALLKQSERKVKEMESKMGLLSKELEGSEKLISGLKEKAIEGMNGDDVVIERGIVGDDEKGFMGFNLEWPIMAASAGAIALLAVVYLHHTKQR